Proteins co-encoded in one Salvelinus sp. IW2-2015 linkage group LG17, ASM291031v2, whole genome shotgun sequence genomic window:
- the LOC111977053 gene encoding AMP deaminase 1-like isoform X3 codes for MTLPPSMSDQARKVLAPVAEVFLDTPTYLEVPDFQRVAIIGDYASGVTMDDFELSCKGVYRALTIREKYMRLAYQRFPLTTSQYLRDIEGEPFKPEHSVQPVFTSPPKEGEDPFNTKCLPENLSWVARMKDGVIYVYKDAAEADQHKPIENMPAPHYETFIDDMNFLIALIAQGPTKTYSHRRLKFLMSKFNVHEMLNEMEEMKELKLNPHRDFYNCRKVDTHIHAAACMNQKHLLRFIKKSYRVDADRVVQNIKGKDVTMKELFANLNLHPYDLTVDSLDVHAGRQTFQRFDKFNAKYNPVGASELRDLYMKTENHIDGEYFARIIKEVASDLEDARYQYAEPRLSIYGCKPNEWTKLSGWFNKHRVFSPQLKWMIQVPRIYDIFRGRNFVPHFGKMLENIFMPIFQATIEPHANPELSIFLKHVTGFDSVDDESKHSGHMFCTKSPKPEEWDIVKNPSYSYYIYYMYANITMINQLRKARGMNTFQFRPHCGEAGAVTHLLASFMTADNISHGLNLKKSPVLQYLYFLAQIPIAMSPLSNNSLFLEYAKNPVLEFLKKGLIVSLSTDDPMQFHYTKEPLMEEYAIAAQVFKLSTCDMCEISRNSVLQSGLSDEEKTHFLGADYLKEGPEGNDIRKTNVAQIRMAYRYETLCYELNLIKEGLKTD; via the exons ATGACTTTGCCTCCGTCCATGAGTGACCAGGCCAGGAAGGTGCTGGCACCTGTGGCGGAGGTGTTTTTGGACACCCCAACCTACCTAGAAGTGCCTGACTTCCAGAGAGTGGCCATCATTGGAGACTACGCCTCTGGG GTGACCATGGATGACTTTGAGCTTTCCTGTAAGGGTGTGTACCGTGCTCTGACCATCAGAGAGAAGTACATGAGGCTGGCCTACCAGCGCTTCCCCCTCACCACATCCCAGTACCTGAGGGACATTGAGGGAGAGCCCTTTAAGCCTGAACACTCCGTGCAACCAG TCTTCACATCCCCACCCAAGGAGGGCGAGGACCCCTTCAACACCAAGTGCCTGCCCGAAAACCTGAGCTGGGTAGCGCGTATGAAGGACGGTGTCATCTACGTGTACAAAGACGCAGCAGAGGCCGACCAACACAAACCCATCGAGAACATGCCCGCCCCCCACTACGAAACCTTCATCGACGACATGAACTTCCTCATTGCTCTGATTGCACAGGGCCCAAC TAAGACATACAGTCACCGTCGTCTGAAGTTCCTCATGTCCAAGTTCAATGTGCATGAGATGCTGAACGAGATGGAGGAGATGAAGGAGCTGAAGCTGAACCCCCATAGGGACTTCTACAACTGCAGGAAG GTAGACACCCACATCCATGCAGCTGCCTGCATGAACCAGAAGCACCTCCTGCGCTTCATCAAGAAGTCATACAGGGTGGACGCTGACCGTGTAGTGCAAAATATTAAGGGCAAAGATGTGACCATGAAGGAACTGTTTGCCAACCTCAACCTACACCCCTATGATCTCACTGTCGATTCCCTGGATGTGCACGCT GGCAGACAAACCTTTCAGCGTTTTGACAAGTTCAATGCCAAGTACAACCCTGTGGGAGCCAGTGAGCTGCGTGACCTGTACATGAAGACAGAGAACCACATCGACGGAGAGTACTTTGCCAGGATCATTAAG GAAGTGGCATCTGACCTGGAGGATGCCAGGTACCAATATGCCGAGCCCCGACTTTCCATCTATGGCTGTAAACCTAATGAGTGGACCAAGCTCTCCGGCTGGTTCAACAAGCATAGAGTCTTCTCCCCTCAACTCAAGTGGATGATTCAAGTGCCTAGGATCTA TGACATCTTTAGAGGCAGGAACTTTGTGCCCCACTTTGGAAAGATGCTGGAGAACATCTTCATGCCTATTTTCCAGGCCACTATCGAACCCCACGCCAACCCTGAACTCAGCATCTTCCTCAAGCAT GTGACAGGTTTCGACAGTGTGGATGACGAGTCCAAGCACAGTGGTCACATGTTCTGCACCAAGAGCCCCAAGCCAGAGGAGTGGGACATTGTCAAGAACCCCTCCTACAGCTACTACATCTACTACATGTATGCCAACATCACTATGATCAACCAGCTACGCAA AGCTAGGGGAATGAACACCTTCCAGTTCAGGCCCCACTGTGGAGAGGCTGGAGCCGTCACCCATCTGCTGGCCTCCTTCATGACCGCTGACAACATCTCTCACGGCCTCAATCTCAAGAAG AGCCCCGTGTTGCAGTACCTCTACTTCCTGGCCCAGATTCCCATTGCCATGTCTCCACTCAGCAACAACAGTCTCTTCCTGGAGTATGCCAAGAATCCTGTTCTGGAGTTCCTCAAGAAGGGCCTGATCGTCTCCCTGTCCACTGATGACCCTATGCAGTTCCACTACACCAAG GAGCCCCTGATGGAGGAGTACGCCATTGCAGCCCAGGTGTTCAAGCTCAGCACCTGTGACATGTGTGAGATCTCCAGGAACAGTGTGCTGCAGAGTGGCCTGTCTGATGAG GAGAAGACTCACTTTCTGGGTGCCGACTATCTGAAGGAGGGCCCTGAGGGCAATGACATCCGCAAGACCAATGTGGCCCAGATCCGTATGGCCTATCGCTACGAGACACTGTGCTATGAGCTCAACCTCATCAAGGAAGGTCTGAAGACTGACTGA
- the LOC111977053 gene encoding AMP deaminase 1-like isoform X2, which yields MRAFAEEVFASETKGEGVRDEISLFEEQDDCPILKQEMAYHLHTEEDTEKRKKRLQKCRTMTLPPSMSDQARKVLAPVAEVFLDTPTYLEVPDFQRVAIIGDYASGVTMDDFELSCKGVYRALTIREKYMRLAYQRFPLTTSQYLRDIEGEPFKPEHSVQPVFTSPPKEGEDPFNTKCLPENLSWVARMKDGVIYVYKDAAEADQHKPIENMPAPHYETFIDDMNFLIALIAQGPTKTYSHRRLKFLMSKFNVHEMLNEMEEMKELKLNPHRDFYNCRKVDTHIHAAACMNQKHLLRFIKKSYRVDADRVVQNIKGKDVTMKELFANLNLHPYDLTVDSLDVHAGRQTFQRFDKFNAKYNPVGASELRDLYMKTENHIDGEYFARIIKEVASDLEDARYQYAEPRLSIYGCKPNEWTKLSGWFNKHRVFSPQLKWMIQVPRIYDIFRGRNFVPHFGKMLENIFMPIFQATIEPHANPELSIFLKHVTGFDSVDDESKHSGHMFCTKSPKPEEWDIVKNPSYSYYIYYMYANITMINQLRKARGMNTFQFRPHCGEAGAVTHLLASFMTADNISHGLNLKKSPVLQYLYFLAQIPIAMSPLSNNSLFLEYAKNPVLEFLKKGLIVSLSTDDPMQFHYTKEPLMEEYAIAAQVFKLSTCDMCEISRNSVLQSGLSDEEKTHFLGADYLKEGPEGNDIRKTNVAQIRMAYRYETLCYELNLIKEGLKTD from the exons ATGCGTGCCTTTGCAGAGGAAGTCTTTGCATCTGAGACCAAAGGTGAGGGCGTCCGCGATGAGATTTCCTTGTTTGAAGAGCAAGATGACTGTCCCATCCTTAAACAGGAAATGGCCTACCACCTGCACACTGAAGAAGATACTGAGAAACG TAAGAAGAGACTACAAAAGTGTCGCACCATGACTTTGCCTCCGTCCATGAGTGACCAGGCCAGGAAGGTGCTGGCACCTGTGGCGGAGGTGTTTTTGGACACCCCAACCTACCTAGAAGTGCCTGACTTCCAGAGAGTGGCCATCATTGGAGACTACGCCTCTGGG GTGACCATGGATGACTTTGAGCTTTCCTGTAAGGGTGTGTACCGTGCTCTGACCATCAGAGAGAAGTACATGAGGCTGGCCTACCAGCGCTTCCCCCTCACCACATCCCAGTACCTGAGGGACATTGAGGGAGAGCCCTTTAAGCCTGAACACTCCGTGCAACCAG TCTTCACATCCCCACCCAAGGAGGGCGAGGACCCCTTCAACACCAAGTGCCTGCCCGAAAACCTGAGCTGGGTAGCGCGTATGAAGGACGGTGTCATCTACGTGTACAAAGACGCAGCAGAGGCCGACCAACACAAACCCATCGAGAACATGCCCGCCCCCCACTACGAAACCTTCATCGACGACATGAACTTCCTCATTGCTCTGATTGCACAGGGCCCAAC TAAGACATACAGTCACCGTCGTCTGAAGTTCCTCATGTCCAAGTTCAATGTGCATGAGATGCTGAACGAGATGGAGGAGATGAAGGAGCTGAAGCTGAACCCCCATAGGGACTTCTACAACTGCAGGAAG GTAGACACCCACATCCATGCAGCTGCCTGCATGAACCAGAAGCACCTCCTGCGCTTCATCAAGAAGTCATACAGGGTGGACGCTGACCGTGTAGTGCAAAATATTAAGGGCAAAGATGTGACCATGAAGGAACTGTTTGCCAACCTCAACCTACACCCCTATGATCTCACTGTCGATTCCCTGGATGTGCACGCT GGCAGACAAACCTTTCAGCGTTTTGACAAGTTCAATGCCAAGTACAACCCTGTGGGAGCCAGTGAGCTGCGTGACCTGTACATGAAGACAGAGAACCACATCGACGGAGAGTACTTTGCCAGGATCATTAAG GAAGTGGCATCTGACCTGGAGGATGCCAGGTACCAATATGCCGAGCCCCGACTTTCCATCTATGGCTGTAAACCTAATGAGTGGACCAAGCTCTCCGGCTGGTTCAACAAGCATAGAGTCTTCTCCCCTCAACTCAAGTGGATGATTCAAGTGCCTAGGATCTA TGACATCTTTAGAGGCAGGAACTTTGTGCCCCACTTTGGAAAGATGCTGGAGAACATCTTCATGCCTATTTTCCAGGCCACTATCGAACCCCACGCCAACCCTGAACTCAGCATCTTCCTCAAGCAT GTGACAGGTTTCGACAGTGTGGATGACGAGTCCAAGCACAGTGGTCACATGTTCTGCACCAAGAGCCCCAAGCCAGAGGAGTGGGACATTGTCAAGAACCCCTCCTACAGCTACTACATCTACTACATGTATGCCAACATCACTATGATCAACCAGCTACGCAA AGCTAGGGGAATGAACACCTTCCAGTTCAGGCCCCACTGTGGAGAGGCTGGAGCCGTCACCCATCTGCTGGCCTCCTTCATGACCGCTGACAACATCTCTCACGGCCTCAATCTCAAGAAG AGCCCCGTGTTGCAGTACCTCTACTTCCTGGCCCAGATTCCCATTGCCATGTCTCCACTCAGCAACAACAGTCTCTTCCTGGAGTATGCCAAGAATCCTGTTCTGGAGTTCCTCAAGAAGGGCCTGATCGTCTCCCTGTCCACTGATGACCCTATGCAGTTCCACTACACCAAG GAGCCCCTGATGGAGGAGTACGCCATTGCAGCCCAGGTGTTCAAGCTCAGCACCTGTGACATGTGTGAGATCTCCAGGAACAGTGTGCTGCAGAGTGGCCTGTCTGATGAG GAGAAGACTCACTTTCTGGGTGCCGACTATCTGAAGGAGGGCCCTGAGGGCAATGACATCCGCAAGACCAATGTGGCCCAGATCCGTATGGCCTATCGCTACGAGACACTGTGCTATGAGCTCAACCTCATCAAGGAAGGTCTGAAGACTGACTGA
- the LOC111977053 gene encoding AMP deaminase 1-like isoform X1 — translation MPKVNMPETDEHMRAFAEEVFASETKGEGVRDEISLFEEQDDCPILKQEMAYHLHTEEDTEKRKKRLQKCRTMTLPPSMSDQARKVLAPVAEVFLDTPTYLEVPDFQRVAIIGDYASGVTMDDFELSCKGVYRALTIREKYMRLAYQRFPLTTSQYLRDIEGEPFKPEHSVQPVFTSPPKEGEDPFNTKCLPENLSWVARMKDGVIYVYKDAAEADQHKPIENMPAPHYETFIDDMNFLIALIAQGPTKTYSHRRLKFLMSKFNVHEMLNEMEEMKELKLNPHRDFYNCRKVDTHIHAAACMNQKHLLRFIKKSYRVDADRVVQNIKGKDVTMKELFANLNLHPYDLTVDSLDVHAGRQTFQRFDKFNAKYNPVGASELRDLYMKTENHIDGEYFARIIKEVASDLEDARYQYAEPRLSIYGCKPNEWTKLSGWFNKHRVFSPQLKWMIQVPRIYDIFRGRNFVPHFGKMLENIFMPIFQATIEPHANPELSIFLKHVTGFDSVDDESKHSGHMFCTKSPKPEEWDIVKNPSYSYYIYYMYANITMINQLRKARGMNTFQFRPHCGEAGAVTHLLASFMTADNISHGLNLKKSPVLQYLYFLAQIPIAMSPLSNNSLFLEYAKNPVLEFLKKGLIVSLSTDDPMQFHYTKEPLMEEYAIAAQVFKLSTCDMCEISRNSVLQSGLSDEEKTHFLGADYLKEGPEGNDIRKTNVAQIRMAYRYETLCYELNLIKEGLKTD, via the exons ATGCCTAAAGTCAATATGCCAG AGACCGATGAGCACATGCGTGCCTTTGCAGAGGAAGTCTTTGCATCTGAGACCAAAGGTGAGGGCGTCCGCGATGAGATTTCCTTGTTTGAAGAGCAAGATGACTGTCCCATCCTTAAACAGGAAATGGCCTACCACCTGCACACTGAAGAAGATACTGAGAAACG TAAGAAGAGACTACAAAAGTGTCGCACCATGACTTTGCCTCCGTCCATGAGTGACCAGGCCAGGAAGGTGCTGGCACCTGTGGCGGAGGTGTTTTTGGACACCCCAACCTACCTAGAAGTGCCTGACTTCCAGAGAGTGGCCATCATTGGAGACTACGCCTCTGGG GTGACCATGGATGACTTTGAGCTTTCCTGTAAGGGTGTGTACCGTGCTCTGACCATCAGAGAGAAGTACATGAGGCTGGCCTACCAGCGCTTCCCCCTCACCACATCCCAGTACCTGAGGGACATTGAGGGAGAGCCCTTTAAGCCTGAACACTCCGTGCAACCAG TCTTCACATCCCCACCCAAGGAGGGCGAGGACCCCTTCAACACCAAGTGCCTGCCCGAAAACCTGAGCTGGGTAGCGCGTATGAAGGACGGTGTCATCTACGTGTACAAAGACGCAGCAGAGGCCGACCAACACAAACCCATCGAGAACATGCCCGCCCCCCACTACGAAACCTTCATCGACGACATGAACTTCCTCATTGCTCTGATTGCACAGGGCCCAAC TAAGACATACAGTCACCGTCGTCTGAAGTTCCTCATGTCCAAGTTCAATGTGCATGAGATGCTGAACGAGATGGAGGAGATGAAGGAGCTGAAGCTGAACCCCCATAGGGACTTCTACAACTGCAGGAAG GTAGACACCCACATCCATGCAGCTGCCTGCATGAACCAGAAGCACCTCCTGCGCTTCATCAAGAAGTCATACAGGGTGGACGCTGACCGTGTAGTGCAAAATATTAAGGGCAAAGATGTGACCATGAAGGAACTGTTTGCCAACCTCAACCTACACCCCTATGATCTCACTGTCGATTCCCTGGATGTGCACGCT GGCAGACAAACCTTTCAGCGTTTTGACAAGTTCAATGCCAAGTACAACCCTGTGGGAGCCAGTGAGCTGCGTGACCTGTACATGAAGACAGAGAACCACATCGACGGAGAGTACTTTGCCAGGATCATTAAG GAAGTGGCATCTGACCTGGAGGATGCCAGGTACCAATATGCCGAGCCCCGACTTTCCATCTATGGCTGTAAACCTAATGAGTGGACCAAGCTCTCCGGCTGGTTCAACAAGCATAGAGTCTTCTCCCCTCAACTCAAGTGGATGATTCAAGTGCCTAGGATCTA TGACATCTTTAGAGGCAGGAACTTTGTGCCCCACTTTGGAAAGATGCTGGAGAACATCTTCATGCCTATTTTCCAGGCCACTATCGAACCCCACGCCAACCCTGAACTCAGCATCTTCCTCAAGCAT GTGACAGGTTTCGACAGTGTGGATGACGAGTCCAAGCACAGTGGTCACATGTTCTGCACCAAGAGCCCCAAGCCAGAGGAGTGGGACATTGTCAAGAACCCCTCCTACAGCTACTACATCTACTACATGTATGCCAACATCACTATGATCAACCAGCTACGCAA AGCTAGGGGAATGAACACCTTCCAGTTCAGGCCCCACTGTGGAGAGGCTGGAGCCGTCACCCATCTGCTGGCCTCCTTCATGACCGCTGACAACATCTCTCACGGCCTCAATCTCAAGAAG AGCCCCGTGTTGCAGTACCTCTACTTCCTGGCCCAGATTCCCATTGCCATGTCTCCACTCAGCAACAACAGTCTCTTCCTGGAGTATGCCAAGAATCCTGTTCTGGAGTTCCTCAAGAAGGGCCTGATCGTCTCCCTGTCCACTGATGACCCTATGCAGTTCCACTACACCAAG GAGCCCCTGATGGAGGAGTACGCCATTGCAGCCCAGGTGTTCAAGCTCAGCACCTGTGACATGTGTGAGATCTCCAGGAACAGTGTGCTGCAGAGTGGCCTGTCTGATGAG GAGAAGACTCACTTTCTGGGTGCCGACTATCTGAAGGAGGGCCCTGAGGGCAATGACATCCGCAAGACCAATGTGGCCCAGATCCGTATGGCCTATCGCTACGAGACACTGTGCTATGAGCTCAACCTCATCAAGGAAGGTCTGAAGACTGACTGA